A stretch of the Uranotaenia lowii strain MFRU-FL chromosome 3, ASM2978415v1, whole genome shotgun sequence genome encodes the following:
- the LOC129752347 gene encoding uncharacterized protein LOC129752347, whose amino-acid sequence MVVPSLVTPVGSRRVILQQLDFPIFIGVFVKPELELARIALLESSSFDFVAGFTTGQLLLIGEWAPLHDSSVLGSGSPCRRQDCVFANNSYTPPRWNSAYECDRWQHSSGTVARKGMILIVIVNSQICHRTRPNNSAAFVSRVRSVEIKPRTAVCQVVLLLRVENSLQRFPKPLGRRSRRLWLVWEPAELETKARKITNKRAPGGKKKCQVIPATEPANGREKVPESPFTKGALFFPFFSSSFSPRSWSTVCERTTVRVRKQAGTEEHQKAVRQWSMVIKESQDFRRSRNSSLQGTRRRFDSGRGVRGNRKQIPEESGLHGGEFHQKSARQWSRVSEERFVVFRNNPGRSCTESKPTAAGGERFGLDAGQRIVVDRRRQSTATASMLSGHPNANCCCVRHPSDFCDFWVNDDRPIDRHSWDESSPEHPVKCT is encoded by the exons CAATTGGATTTCCCGATCTTTATCGGAGTGTTCGTTAAGCCTGAGCTGGAGTTGGCTCGAATAGCTCTTTTGGAAAGTAGTTCCTTCGACTTCGTTGCGGGCTTCACG ACCGGACAGCTTTTGCTGATCGGTGAGTGGGCTCCTTTACATGATAGCAGTGTGCTGGGTTCGGGCAGTCCGTGTCGTCGTCAAGATTGTGTTTTTGCGAACAATTCATACACACCGCCTCGCTGGAACAGTGCTTACGAGTGTGACCGTTGGCAGCACAGCAGCGGCACTGTAGCACGGAAGGGTA TGATATTGATTGTGATTGTAAACAGCCAAATTTGCCACAGAACTCGTCCTAACAACTCCGCTGCATTTGTTTCTCGTGTCAGGAGCGTAGAAATAAAACCGAGAACGGCTGTGTGCCAAGTCGTGCTGCTGCTCCGTGTCGAAAACAGCCTGCAAAGGTTTCCCAAGCCGTTGGGAAGACGGTCACGAAGACTTTGGCTAGTTTGGGAACCCGCAGAG TTGGAGACGAAAGCACGGAAAATAACCAACAAACGAGCACCCGGAGGAAAGAAAAAGTGCCAAGTAATCCCGGCAACTGAACCGGCAAACGGAAGGGAAAAAGTTCCCGAGAGCCCCTTCACAAAAGG GGCTCTCTTTTTCCCCTTCTTTTCTTCCTCTTTTTCTCCCAGGAGTTGGTCAACGGTGTGCGAGCGGACAACAGTACGCGTGCGGAAACAAGCGGGAACCGAAGAGCATCAGAAAGCAGTTCGACAGTGGTCGATGGTCATCAAGGAATCGCAGGACTTCCGGAGAAGCCGGAATTCATCGCTACAAGGTACCAGACGGAGATTCGACAGTGGTCGAGGAGTTCGAGGGAACCGGAAACAGATTCCGGAAGAATCCGGATTGCACGGAGGAGAATTTCACCAGAAAAGTGCTCGACAGTGGTCGAGAGTATCAGAGGAACGGTTCGTGGTTTTCCGGAACAATCCGGGTAGAAGCTGCACGGAATCGAAGCCGACGGCTGCCGGTGGAGAACGATTCGGCCTTGACGCAGGCCAGAGAATCGTCGTCGACCGAAGAAGGCAATCTACCGCAACCGCAAGTATGCTGTCAGGACATCCAAATGCGAATTGTTGCTGCGTTCGCCACCCGAGCGATTTCTGCGATTTCTGGGTCAACGATGACCGACCAATTGATCGTCATTCTTGGGACGAATCGAGTCCGGAACATCCAGTGAAATGCACGTAA